The following proteins are encoded in a genomic region of Asterias amurensis chromosome 5, ASM3211899v1:
- the LOC139937132 gene encoding uncharacterized protein — protein sequence MTVTWKFRCLVWVMFSGLVTAYAANYCLTSDVSWMMKTVIGILTGFCGLSTVIALHISTVCCSETHTLVTLLVQYFVQQIPSLMASSVYSEIEKVWQRPRKEQEMCLMKLLARDAKTEYGRRHGFSDIKSLQEFREKHPLTKYEHYRDYFTRLADGEKNVCVATKLRRFGTSSGTTGKGKLIPMVSSKEFERVVLAISSLLFSPSPVQKAFMLYCKPAEKFTKSGMRIAPVMFIPEGKIVDLFMSAIQNLPPIGLQISTDFEATYVHTLFALIDKNIGQFFAPFASQIYRALKMLEDEHEMFLEDLTLGRVNPKIQLEEGIRRSLDAALTADPARVDELRREFAKGFVGIVGRIWPHMTHVSTIDISGYMKKLNATYTKGTRLFSSGYACTEGLIGVNTWLDTTPQQYTFLPHQMVVEFIPEHLSTEESPHTLLIDEVEVGQRYEIAITTTSGFYRYRLGDVVEVVDFIEFCPVFTVMYRTGELLNLRSEKIDVVVVNKAIQESLEGWDGAALVEWTCAESPLLYEDKNDGEYDMFYLLFVELESEKEIRLSADQKSMFDKSLRKQHEFYEHYRQFGTICEARVEVVRPGSFNKLKTHIIANSTANYNQFKMPKKLRTKVLLDFMQECVANNNN from the exons ATGACGGTAACATGGAAGTTTCGCTGTTTGGTGTGGGTGATGTTTTCTGGGTTGGTGACGGCGTATGCTGCCAACTACTGTCTGACCAGTGACGTATCGTGGATGATGAAAACTGTCATTG GCATCTTGACTGGTTTTTGCGGATTGTCAACCGTTATAGCTCTTCACATCTCAACTGTATGCTGTTCCGAAACCCACACTTTAGTGACTCTACTGGTTCAGTACTTTGTGCAGCAGATTCCTAGTCTCATGGCCTCTTCTGTCTACTCTGAAATCGAAAAGGTCTGGCAACGTCCGAGGAAGGAGCAAGAGATGTGTCTGATGAAGCTGCTCGCTCGTGATGCGAAGACGGAGTACGGCAGGAGACACGGCTTCAGCGACATCAAATCTCTTCAAGAGTTCCGTGAGAAGCATCCACTCACTAAGTATGAGCACTATCGAGATTACTTCACCAGGCTGGCAGACGGGGAAAAGAACGTCTGCGTTGCGACCAAATTGCGACGATTTGGAACTTCGTCTGGCACAACAGGAAAGGGCAAGCTTATTCCGATGGTCAGCTCGAAAGAGTTTGAGCGAGTTGTTTTGGCAATCTCAAGCCTACTTTTCTCGCCGAGCCCGGTACAGAAAGCTTTTATGCTATATTGTAAACCCGCGGAGAAGTTCACGAAATCTGGAATGCGCATTGCGCCAGTAATGTTCATTCCGGAGGGCAAAATCGTAGACTTGTTCATGTCCGCTATCCAGAACCTGCCACCAATTGGCTTGCAGATTTCCACCGATTTCGAAGCGACGTACGTCCATACTCTCTTTGCTCTAATCGACAAAAATATCGGCCAGTTTTTTGCGCCTTTTGCCTCGCAAATCTACAGGGCACTGAAAATGCTGGAAGACGAACATGAGATGTTTCTAGAGGATCTGACTCTAGGAAGGGTCAACCCGAAGATACAACTAGAAGAGGGAATTCGACGGTCTCTGGACGCAGCTTTGACGGCAGACCCAGCTCGAGTAGACGAACTGAGGAGGGAGTTTGCTAAAGGCTTCGTGGGCATCGTGGGTAGAATCTGGCCTCATATGACACACGTTTCGACTATCGACATCTCTGGGTACATGAAGAAGCTTAATGCAACATACACAAAAG GTACCCGACTATTCTCGTCAGGCTATGCGTGCACAGAAGGATTAATCGGCGTGAATACATGGTTGGATACGACACCACAGCAGTATACGTTCCTCCCTCATCAAATGGTCGTTGAGTTTATCCCGGAACATCTCAG TACCGAAGAGAGCCCACATACGCTCTTAATAGATGAGGTCGAGGTTGGCCAAAGGTATGAGATTGCTATAACGACCACATCAGGGTTTTACCGTTACCGTTTGGGCGACGTTGTCGAGGTTGTGGATTTCATCGAGTTTTGCCCCGTGTTTACCGTTATGTACAG AACTGGAGAGCTACTGAATCTACGCAGTGAGAAGATTGACGTAGTGGTGGTCAACAAAGCCATTCAAGAAAGCTTAGAAGGATGGGATGGAGCTGCTCTAGTGGAATGGACATGCGCAGAGAGCCCACTTTTGTACGAAGACAAAAATG ATGGTGAATATGACATGTTTTATTTGCTTTTCGTTGAGCTCGAATCAGAGAAGGAAATACGATTATCTGCTGATCAGAAGTCAATG TTCGACAAATCCCTGCGAAAACAGCATGAGTTCTACGAACACTATCGTCAATTCGGCACAATATGCGAGGCTCGCGTTGAGGTCGTTCGCCCGGGATCCTTCAACAAACTTAAAACGCACATTATAGCGAACTCAACGGCCAATTACAACCAGTTCAAAATGCCTAAGAAGTTGCGCACTAAGGTGCTGTTGGACTTCATGCAGGAGTGTGTtgcaaataacaataattga
- the LOC139937130 gene encoding uncharacterized protein: MAVMAVTWKFRCLVWVMLSGFVTAYAANYCWASDGSWTVKAAAGILAGLCGLSTVIALHISTLRCSETHTLATLLAQYLIMQVFDLIAPSVYRNLKKVWKYPRKEQDNFLLKLLARDAKTEYGMRHGFSDIKSLQEFREKHPLTKYEHYRDYFTRLADGEKNVCVAATLERFGTSSGTTGKGKLIPMVTSSHFQKANTVLSRLLYSPDPVQKVAILYSKPAEKFTKSGARIAPLMFFPDSTISNFFMSAVQNTPPSGFQISSDFEATYVNMLFALTDKNMGQFFAPFASQVYRGLKMLEDDQEMFLEDLTLGRVNPKIQLDEGIRRSLDAALTADPARADELRREFAKGFVGIMARIWPHLVHVSTIDISGYMKNLEARYSKGVPLYTSGYGCTEGLIGVNAWKDKTPQQYTFLPNDMLIELIPEHLSPEENPETLLMDEVEVGKRYEIAMTTASGFYRYRMGDVVEVVDFIESCPVFTVSYRTGELLNLRSEKIDVLVVNKAIQESLEGWDGATLVEWTCAESPLMHDNKNDGEYDMFYLLFVELESDIEIRLSADQKSLFDKSLRKQHEFYEQYRKVGTICGARVEVVRHGSFNELKDHIIATSTANYNQFKMPKKLRTKALLDFMLDCVVNDND; encoded by the exons ATGGCAGTAATGGCGGTAACATGGAAGTTTCGCTGTTTGGTGTGGGTAATGTTGTCTGGGTTTGTCACGGCGTATGCTGCCAACTACTGCTGGGCCAGTGACGGATCATGGACGGTGAAAGCCGCTGCAG GTATCTTGGCTGGTTTGTGCGGATTGTCAACAGTGATAGCTCTTCACATCTCAACTTTACGCTGTTCCGAGACCCACACCCTAGCGACTCTATTGGCCCAGTATTTGATAATGCAGGTTTTCGATCTCATAGCTCCTTCAGTTTACAGAAACTTAAAAAAAGTCTGGAAGTATCCAAGGAAGGAGCAAGATAATTTTCTTCTGAAGCTGCTCGCCCGTGATGCGAAGACGGAGTACGGCATGAGACACGGTTTCAGCGATATCAAATCTCTTCAAGAGTTTCGTGAGAAGCATCCACTCACTAAGTATGAGCACTATCGAGATTACTTCACCAGGCTGGCTGACGGGGAAAAGAACGTCTGCGTTGCAGCAACATTGGAGCGATTTGGAACTTCGTCTGGCACAACAGGAAAGGGCAAGCTTATTCCGATGGTCACTTCAAGTCATTTTCAGAAAGCAAACACGGTTCTTTCAAGATTACTCTATTCTCCAGACCCAGTGCAGAAGGTGGCTATTCTTTACTCAAAGCCCGCGGAGAAGTTCACGAAATCTGGCGCACGTATTGCGCCATTGATGTTTTTTCCCGACAGTACCATCTCAAACTTCTTTATGTCCGCTGTCCAGAACACGCCGCCCAGTGGCTTCCAGATTTCCTCCGACTTCGAAGCCACTTACGTCAATATGCTATTCGCTCTCACGGACAAAAATATGGGGCAGTTTTTTGCACCTTTTGCCTCGCAAGTCTACAGAGGATTGAAAATGCTGGAAGACGATCAGGAGATGTTCCTTGAGGATCTGACTCTAGGAAGGGTCAACCCGAAGATACAACTCGATGAGGGAATTCGACGGTCTCTGGATGCAGCTTTGACGGCAGACCCAGCTCGAGCAGACGAGCTGAGGAGGGAGTTTGCAAAAGGCTTCGTGGGCATCATGGCTAGAATTTGGCCTCATCTTGTCCACGTGTCGACTATCGACATCTCTGGGTACATGAAGAACCTTGAGGCAAGATACTCAAAAG GTGTCCCACTATACACGTCGGGCTATGGGTGCACAGAGGGACTGATTGGCGTGAATGCATGGAAGGATAAGACACCACAGCAGTATACGTTCCTCCCTAATGACATGCTGATTGAGTTGATCCCAGAACATCTGAG TCCTGAAGAGAACCCGGAGACGCTGTTAATGGATGAGGTCGAGGTTGGCAAACGGTACGAGATAGCCATGACCACCGCATCAGGGTTTTACCGTTACCGTATGGGCGATGTGGTCGAGGTTGTGGATTTCATCGAGAGTTGCCCAGTGTTTACCGTTTCGTACAG aACTGGAGAGCTACTGAATCTACGCAGTGAGAAGATTGACGTACTGGTGGTCAACAAAGCCATTCAAGAAAGCTTAGAAGGATGGGATGGAGCTACTCTAGTGGAATGGACATGCGCAGAGAGCCCACTTATGCACGATAACAAAAATG ATGGTGAATACGACATGTTTTATTTGCTCTTCGTTGAGCTCGAATCAGACATAGAGATCCGATTATCTGCTGATCAGAAGTCACTG TTCGACAAATCTCTGCGGAAACAGCATGAATTCTACGAGCAATACCGAAAAGTGGGCACAATCTGCGGGGCTCGCGTTGAGGTCGTTCGCCATGGCTCcttcaatgaactgaaagatcACATAATAGCGACCTCTACGGCCAATTATAATCAGTTTAAGATGCCCAAGAAGTTGCGCACTAAAGCTCTTCTTGATTTTATGTTGGACTGTGTTGTTAATGATAACGATTAG